One Tautonia rosea genomic window carries:
- a CDS encoding amidohydrolase family protein yields MSRSPRKSILRTRVVTVLMLVLVPVLSTSADGAEGAILIRAGTVVTVEGDTFEPGAVLVSDGVIAAVGASLEAPEGAEVVDLGAGTTLLPGFVDVDLPGGVTGPSVEVTREITPRFNPLPAIDWSSRSFVEALAGGTTAGALIPLSENVVPGMAPVIKTAGSARVVEAEAGLVMTVASDPASRNRSRTRPDSIYVRQPTNRMGVVAMLREALNRASRGADPDPDTTLPIEADPYEPLREVIRGRRPVLAISRTDYDILTALRLAGEFGFAPTILGGHEAYKVAEPLAASGVPVVLGPLRINGAYGPERTELAWNTAGVLHDAGVAVALSGGDLLEQARFASRFGLPKDEALKAITIEPAKVLGVDDRLGSIAVGKAADLVALEGDPLEFTTPVRWVMVDGVVHFPRPEPSQED; encoded by the coding sequence ATGAGCCGATCGCCTCGCAAGAGTATTCTTCGAACACGGGTCGTCACGGTCCTGATGCTGGTACTCGTCCCGGTCCTCTCAACGTCTGCGGATGGTGCGGAGGGAGCCATTCTTATCCGGGCGGGCACGGTGGTGACCGTCGAGGGAGACACCTTCGAGCCCGGCGCGGTGCTCGTCTCGGACGGGGTGATTGCTGCGGTCGGGGCGTCGCTTGAGGCTCCCGAAGGAGCCGAGGTCGTCGATCTGGGAGCTGGCACGACCCTCCTTCCCGGCTTCGTGGATGTGGATTTGCCGGGAGGAGTGACCGGGCCTTCGGTTGAGGTGACTCGGGAGATTACGCCGAGATTCAACCCCCTGCCGGCGATCGACTGGTCGTCGCGATCGTTCGTCGAAGCCCTGGCCGGCGGCACGACCGCGGGGGCCTTGATTCCGTTGAGCGAGAACGTCGTGCCGGGAATGGCTCCGGTGATCAAGACGGCCGGCTCGGCTCGGGTCGTCGAGGCCGAGGCAGGGCTGGTGATGACGGTTGCCTCCGATCCGGCCTCGCGGAACCGATCGCGGACCCGGCCCGACTCGATTTACGTTCGTCAGCCGACGAACCGGATGGGGGTGGTCGCCATGCTTCGCGAAGCCCTGAACCGGGCTTCCCGAGGCGCTGACCCCGACCCGGACACGACGTTGCCGATTGAGGCCGACCCATACGAACCGCTTCGCGAGGTGATCCGCGGTCGGCGACCGGTGCTGGCGATCAGTCGCACAGATTATGACATCTTGACGGCACTTCGCCTGGCTGGTGAGTTTGGTTTCGCACCGACGATTCTCGGCGGGCACGAAGCCTACAAGGTGGCCGAGCCACTGGCGGCGAGTGGTGTGCCGGTGGTGCTCGGCCCGCTGCGGATCAATGGAGCGTATGGCCCCGAGCGGACCGAGCTGGCCTGGAATACGGCCGGAGTCCTGCACGATGCCGGAGTGGCGGTGGCCCTGTCCGGGGGCGATCTGCTGGAGCAGGCCCGGTTCGCCTCGCGGTTCGGCTTGCCGAAGGACGAGGCCCTGAAGGCGATCACGATCGAGCCGGCAAAGGTGCTCGGCGTCGACGATCGCCTCGGGTCGATCGCGGTGGGAAAGGCGGCCGATCTTGTCGCTCTGGAGGGCGACCCTTTGGAATTCACGACCCCCGTGCGCTGGGTG